One window of Flavobacterium dauae genomic DNA carries:
- a CDS encoding REP-associated tyrosine transposase yields MSRKYKFGESTGAYFISFATVYWIDVFTRDMYFSIITASLDYCRKNKGMEIYGYCIMPSHIHLIFRSAEADPSGLIRDFKGFTSRKMLKTIEENAQESRKEWMLWMFEKAGKKNSNVKNRQFWQQNNKPIELWSLKVFEQKLNYIHNNPVVSGFVTNPVDWKYSSARNYASNDDTILEIDKN; encoded by the coding sequence ATGAGTAGGAAATACAAATTTGGTGAAAGTACAGGTGCTTATTTTATTTCTTTTGCTACCGTATATTGGATAGATGTTTTTACGCGGGATATGTATTTTTCGATTATAACAGCATCTTTAGATTATTGCAGAAAAAATAAAGGAATGGAAATTTATGGATATTGTATTATGCCAAGCCATATTCATCTTATTTTTCGCTCAGCAGAAGCAGATCCTTCGGGCTTAATTAGAGATTTTAAAGGATTCACATCACGGAAAATGCTAAAAACAATAGAAGAAAACGCACAAGAAAGCAGGAAAGAATGGATGCTGTGGATGTTTGAAAAAGCAGGAAAGAAAAACAGTAATGTTAAAAACCGACAATTTTGGCAACAAAACAATAAGCCTATTGAACTATGGTCTTTAAAAGTTTTTGAGCAAAAATTAAATTACATTCACAATAACCCTGTTGTATCTGGCTTTGTTACAAACCCTGTCGATTGGAAATATAGTAGTGCAAGAAATTATGCTTCTAACGACGATACCATTTTAGAAATAGATAAAAATTAA